The Williamsia sp. DF01-3 genome has a window encoding:
- a CDS encoding dihydrofolate reductase family protein, which yields MRTLIVTAFVSLDGVMEGPGGEPGYRNSGWTFKDVEFDEAAYEIKGREQEATTALLLGRTSYEAFAPIWPTMDEFAEYNAMPRYVVSTTLEKDDPRWPATILRSVDDVAALKDTEGGPIAVHGSATLGRGLADAGLVDRYHLLVFPLLLGAGKRLFSEADKDTTKLNLVEHEVYGNGIQKQIFDVVR from the coding sequence ATGCGCACATTGATCGTCACCGCATTCGTCTCGCTGGACGGTGTCATGGAAGGACCGGGCGGCGAGCCCGGGTATCGCAATTCGGGGTGGACCTTCAAAGATGTCGAGTTCGACGAAGCTGCCTACGAGATCAAGGGGCGCGAGCAGGAGGCGACCACAGCACTACTGCTGGGCCGCACGTCGTACGAGGCGTTCGCTCCGATCTGGCCGACCATGGACGAGTTCGCCGAGTACAACGCGATGCCCCGATACGTCGTCTCGACAACACTCGAGAAGGACGACCCACGTTGGCCGGCCACGATCCTGCGGTCGGTGGATGATGTGGCAGCACTTAAGGACACCGAAGGTGGCCCGATCGCCGTGCACGGCAGTGCAACCCTCGGGCGCGGCCTCGCCGACGCGGGTCTTGTCGATCGCTACCACCTCTTGGTGTTCCCCCTCCTACTCGGAGCCGGGAAGCGGTTGTTCAGCGAGGCCGACAAAGACACCACCAAGCTCAACCTGGTCGAGCACGAGGTGTACGGCAACGGCATCCAGAAGCAGATCTTCGATGTCGTGCGGTAG